The Gemmatimonas aurantiaca T-27 DNA segment GAGGGCGTCAGCGACCTTCTGCACGACCCACTCGGGCATGTGCGAATTGATCTCGCTGGCGAGGTCGATGAAACGCGTCTTGTAGTTCAGCGTGCGCATCTTCCAGGCGAGGTAGTGCGGGTCGAGCGGAATGCAGTGCCCCCCGATGCCAGGCCCCGGGGTGAACTTCATGAACCCAAACGGCTTGGTGGCCGCCGCGTCGATGACTTCCCAGACGTTCACGCCCAGTTTGTCACACATGATCGCGATTTCGTTCACCAGGCCGATGTTCACCGCCCGGAACGTGTTCTCGAGCAGCTTCACGAGCTCGGCCGCCTCTGGCGATGACACCGGTACCACGGTGTCGATGCAGCTCTCGTAGAGCGCCTGCGCCACTTCCACACAGGCCGGCGTCACGCCGCCCACGACCTTGGGGGTGTTCTTGGTCTGGTAGACCGGATTGCCGGGGTCTACGCGCTCGGGGCTGAACGCCACGAAGATGTCCTGACCCACGGTCAGGCCTTTGGCTTCGAGTCGCGGCTGCAACAGTTCCCGCGTCGTGCCCGGATACGTGGTGCTCTCCAGCACGACGCAGAGCCCCGGATGCGCCTGACGCGCGATCGCATCGGCGGCGCTCAGCACATACGCCATGTCCGGGTCACGCGTCTTGGACAATGGCGTGGGCACTGCGATCGAAATGGCATCACACTCGCCGAGCCGGTCTTCCAGCGTGGTGGCGACAAAGCTGCCGCTGGCCACCGCCGCCTGCACCTGCGCCGCCGGCACATCGTGGATGTGCGTCTGGCCGGCCATCAGCAGATCCACCACGCGCTCGCTGACGTCGTAGCCGATCACGCGGAAGCCGGCGTGCACAAACTCCATGGCCAGTGGCAGGCCGACGTAGCCCAGCCCGATCACGCCGATCACACCGGACCGATCCTTGATGCGGTTCAGCAACTGTTCTTTCATGGCACTCGCGTCACTCATCTGCGATCACCGACCGAAGAAGGCGCGGACTGCCTGGATCACTTCATCGAGCTGCGCCGTGGCCAGTTCGGGATAGATCGGCAAGGAGAGCACTTCGTGCGCGGCACGTTCCGATTCCGGACACTGTCCTTCCCGGTAGCCCAGGTAGGCAAAACACGGCTGCAGATGCAACGGCAGCGGATAGTAGACGTTCGAGCCAATCCCGTGCGCCTTGAGATGCTGCTGGAGCGCATCGCGCTGCGGGACACGGATGGTGTACTGGTTGTAGATCGACGTATTGGCGGGGTCGATATACGGCGTGGTGACATCCGCCACGTCGGCAAACGCGGCGTCATAGTACGCGGCGTTCCGACGACGGCCGGCGCTCCACCCTTCGAGATGGGGCAACTTGGCCCGCAGCACCGCGGCCTGCAGCGTATCGAGGCGGCTGTTGTAGCCGACAATCTCGTGGAAGTAGGTCTTCCGACCACCGTGCGTGCGCAGCTTCATGAGCAGGTCGAACAGTACGTCGTCCTGCGTGACGGCCATGCCGCCATCCCCATACCCGCCAAGATTCTTGGAGGGGAAGAAGCTGAACGTGCCGATCGCGGCCGCCTCACCAGCCATGACCCGCTTGCCGTCGATGATGCGGCTCGCACCAATGGTCTGGGCCGCATCTTCGATCACCGGGCATGCCCCAGCCGCAGCGATCACCTGCTCGATGGCCGCCATCTGTCCGAACAGGTCGACCGCAATCACGGCCTTCGTTTTGGCGCCCACCGCGGCACCCACCGCGGCCGGATCGATGTTGAACGTGCGCGGGTCGATGTCGACGAATACCGGACGGGCGCCGACGTTGTGCACGGCTCCCGCGGTGGCGAAGAAGGTGAACGGGGTGGTCACCACTTCGTCGCCGGGCGTCACGCCCAATGCCCGCAGCGCGAGCAGCAACGCGTCAGTGCCATTCGCGCACCCCACGGCATAGCGGGACTGCGACAGCGCTGCCACCTCGCGCTCCAGGTCACTGACCGGTTCGCCGAGGATGAACGCCTGTGAATCCACCACGGCCATCAGGGCAGCGACAACATCTTCCCGGATGGTCGCGTGCTGGGCCTTGAGATCAAGAAGAGGAACGGCCATGGCTGCAGGAATGAAAAGGTCGGACGATGATGTTCAGATGTTCACACGCAGCGGCAGCGGGACATCGCGTCCCGTCTTCGCTGACTCGTAGATCCCCAGAATCAGTTCGAGCGACTTGCGGCCGGCCCGTCCATCCGTGTCCGGACGAGCTTCGCCTCGCAGCACTGACACCACATTGCGGTAGTACCCTTCGTGACCAAATCCGTACACACTGGTCGGGTTGGTGTTCGACTGCTCGACGTACTTGTCGTCATCGTCGTAGTCGGAAAACTGCCAATGTTCGACCTTGTTCACGGCGGTCCCGCCGATCTTGACGGTGCCCTTCTCTCCCAGGATCGTGATCGAGCCTTCGAGATTCTTCGGGTACGTGAGCATCGTGACTTCAATGGTCCCGATCGCGCCGGAGCGGAACTTGAGCACCGCGACGCCGGAGTCTTCCGCTTCGATACGACGAGCCAGCGTGGCGGTCTTGGCCATCACACTCTCCACGGGGCCTACCAGCCATTGCACCAGGTCGACGTAGTGTGACGCCTGATTCATGAACGCGCCGCCATCGAACTCCCACGTCCCGCGCCACGGCGCCTGATCGTAGTAGTCCTGTGGACGGGTCCAACGCACGGTGCAGTTGGCCATGTAGATGCGCCCGAACCGGCCACTGTCGATCGCGCGCTTGAGCAGCACGATCGGCGGATTGAGGCGATTCTGCTTCACGACAAACAGATGCACATGGTGATCATCGCAGGCCTGCACCAGCGCATCGGCCGACGCGAGCGAGATGGCCATGGGCTTCTCACTGATCACGTGACGACCCGCCTTCGCCGCCAGAATCCCGTGCTGCGGATGCAGACCACTCGGTGTGGCCACCACCACCACGTCACTCGGCACGTCGGCCAGCATCTGCTCGAGGCTCTGGAACCACGGCACGCCCGCCGCCCGACCCGCCTGCTCCGCGCGTTCGGCCACCGTATCGGCCACCGCGACCAACTGGAGGTCGGGAATCTTGGCGATCGCATCGAAGTGATTGCGACTGATGCGTCCGCAGCCGACCAACGACACACGAATCGGCGTTCCCGCCGGCACGATCTGCTCCGTCACTGCTGCTCCTCCAGGCGCACGACCACGTCGCCCCGACGTTCGTACAGCGTTCCCGTCCCTTCGCAGCGCAGCGTCTCGACACCGTCCGCACCGGACGCCGCCGACACGGGCACCAGACGATGCCCGGCTTCCGACATCCAGCCGATGCGCTTCGCCGGCACGCCCGCCATGAGCGCGTAGTCAGACACGTCGCGGTTGATCACCGCACCGGCGCCAATGAACGCGTATCGGCCGATGGTGACCCCGCAGACGATGGTCGCGTTCGCGCCGATGCTGGCGCCACGACGAACCAGGGTGCGCCGGTACTCATCCTTGCGCGACACGGCACTGCGCGGGTTGTAGACGTTGGTGAATACCATGGAGGGACCACAAAACACGTCGGCCTCGAGCTCCACGCCTTCATACAACGACACGTTGTTCTGGATCTTCGCGTTGTCGCCGATGGTGACCTTGTTCATCACCACCACGTTCTGGCCGAGTGAGCAGCGCGCACCGACCACCGCTCCGCCGAGCACGTGCGCAAAATGCCACACGCGCGACCCGGCACCGATCACCGCACCGTCATCAACGTACGCGGATTCGTGTACCATGGCTCCTTCGCCCAGCACAACCGCCGCACCGACATGCCCTTCGCCGGCGCGTGCGATCATTCCGGGGATGATACCCGTGGCGCTCACGCGACTCCGGCCGGCTGGGTGGATCCAGCCGTCGCCGACTCCACGGCACCGGGCGCGCGAAGAATCTCGTGCCACTCCTGCAACGAGCGCACCACCGGCTCTCGTGTACGGCGGGCCGCAATGGCTTCGAAGGCCGCGCTGGCTGCCGTCAACGTGGTGGTGTAGGGCAAACGATTGGCGATGGCCGCCTGACGCAACTTCTCGTCGTCGACCTGCGCGTGTTTACCGAGAGGGGTATTCACGAGCAACTGCACTTCGCCGTTGAGGATCTTGTCCACGCCATGCGGGCGCCCTTCGTGCACTTTGAGCACGCTGGTGACCGGAATCCCCTGCTCGCGGAAGAACGCCGCCGTGCCGCTGGTCGCCATGATCGAAAAACCGATCGAATGGAACTTCCCGGCCAACGATGCTGCCGTGGGCTTGTCGCCATCGGACACAGTGAAAAACACCGTGCCCTCACGCGGCAAGGCATTGTCGGCGGCCAACTGCGATTTCATGAACGCCGCGCCAAAGTCGTCGTCGATGCCCATGACTTCACCCGTCGAGCGCATCTCCGGACCCAACACCGGATCGAACTCGCGGAACTTGTTGAACGGGAACACCGCTTCCTTCACGCTGATGTACGGCGGAATGATTTCCTGCGTGAATCCCACCTCGGCGAGCGTTTCGCCCAGCATCAAGCGTGCTGCCACTGAAGGCAACGACACGCCGATCGCCTTCGACACAAACGGTGCCGTGCGGGACGCACGTGGGTTCACCTCGATCACGTACACCTGGCCGTCCTTGTAGGCGTACTGCACGTTGATCAGCCCCACCACACCGAGCCGCTTCGCAAACGCGATCGTGTGTTCTTTCATCTGCGCCACGGCGGCCGCAGGAATGAGATACGGCGGCAGGATACACGCGGAATCACCGGAGTGAATGCCGGCGCTCTCGATATGTTCCATCACCGCACCGATCACCACATCCGTACCATCGGACAGTGCATCGACATCGGCTTCGAAGGCGTCTTCGAGGAACCGGTCCACCAGCACGGGCCGTTCTTCGCTGACCCGTGCGGCGCGCTCGAAGTAGTCGCGCAGCGACACCTCGTCGTGCACGATCTCCATGGCCCGACCGCCCAGCACATACGACGGCCGCACCAACACCGGAAACCCGATACGCTGCGCAATCGTCACGGCTTCGTCCACACTCGTGGCGGTGCCGTTGGCCGGCTGTTCGATGCCCAGCTCACGGGCAATCGCTTCGAAACGCCGGCGATCTTCAGCCGCATCGATGGCGTCCGGCGACGTGCCCAGGATCTTCACCCCGGCCGCTTCGAGTGGACGCGTGAGCTTGAGCGGCGTCTGGCCGCCCAGTTGCACGATCACCCCTTCCGGCTGTTCGCGATGCACGATCTCGAGGACGTCTTCGAGTGACAGCGGCTCGAAGTACAACTTGTCCGAGATATCAAAGTCGGTGGAGACCGTCTCGGGGTTGGAGTTCACCATGATGGTCTCGTACCCCTGCTCCCGCAGCGCCAACACAGCGCGCACGCAGCAGTAGTCGAACTCCACGCCCTGTCCAATGCGGTTCGGTCCCGATCCGAGGATCACGACCTTCTTGCGTCCCTCCGTGGCGGCTTCGCTTTCTTCGTCGTAGTTGCCGTACAGGTACGGCGTGCTCGACGGAAACTCGCCCGCGCAGGTGTCGATCATCTTGTACGATGGGCGCACACCCAGCGCCCACCGTTCGGCGCGCGCATCGCTCTCCGACTGGCCACGCAACGCACCCAACTGCCGATCCGAGAAGCCAAGCCGCTTCATGCGACGCATCGACACCGCGTCCACGCCGGTCAGCTTTTCATACCACTGCTCGGCGTCGATCAGTTCGCGCAACTGGTCGAGGAACCACGGATCGATGGCCGTGATCTCGTACAGCTCCTTGGTATCCATGCCCAGCAGCATGGCGCGCTTGAGCTGGAAGATGCGTTCCGGTGTGGGACGACGAAGCGCGCCACGCAGCTCTTCCTTCGAGCCCTCGGTCAGACGGTCATCTTGCAGACGCTCGGCAATCGTCCAGCCGGAGCGACCCGTTTCGAGGGCACGCAGCGCCTTCTGGAACGCCTCCTTGAACGTGCGCCCGATCGCCATCGACTCACCCACAGACTTCATCTGCGTGGTGAGACCGGGATCAGAGCTCACGAACTTCTCGAACGCAAAGCGCGGGCACTTCACGATGACGTAGTCGAGTACCGGCTCGAAGCTCGCCGGCGTCGTCTTCGTGATGTCGTTCGGTACTTCATCGAGCGTATAGCCCACCGCGAGCTTGGCGCCGATGCGGGCAATCGGGAAACCCGTAGCCTTCGACGCGAGCGCCGAAGAGCGCGAGACGCGCGGGTTCATCTCGATGACGATCAGTTCACCGTTGGTGGGGTTCACGGCAAACTGGATGTTGCAACCGCCGGCATCCACACCGATCTCACGAATGATCGCCACGGCCGCATCACGCATGACCTGATACTCCCGGTCCGTGAGCGTCATCGCCGGCGCCACCGTGATGGAATCGCCCGTGTGCACGCCCATCGGATCGAGGTTTTCGATCGAACAGACAATCACCACGTTGTCCGCACAGTCGCGCATCACTTCGAGTTCGTACTCCTTCCAGCCGAGCAGCGAACGTTCGATCAACACCGAGTGCACCGGCGACAGATCGAGCCCACGACGCACGATGGTTTCGAACTCTTCGCGGTTGTAGGCAATGCCACCGCCCGTGCCGCCCAGCGTGAACGACGGGCGGATGATGGCGGGGAACCCGGTCTCTTCCACGGCCGACAATGCTTCTTCGAGTGAGGTGACCGTGCGCCCCGTTGGGCAGCGCAGACCGATCTTCTCCATGGCCTCACCGAACAGCTTGCGATCTTCCGCCACACGAATGGCGCGCGCGTTGGCGCCGATCAATTCGCAGCCGTACTTCGCCAGTACACCGCTGTCGTGCAATGCGAGCGCCACGTTCAGCGCGGTCTGTCCACCCATCGTGGGCAGCACCGCATCCGGACGCTCCTTGGCGATCACCTTCTCGACGAATTCCGGCGTCACCGGTTCCACGTACGTGCGATCCGCAAACTCCGGATCGGTCATGATCGTGGCCGGATTGGAGTTCACGAGAATGACTTCGTAACCCTCCTCACGAAGGGCCTTGATGGCCTGTGTTCCGGAATAATCGAACTCAGCAGCCTGACCGATCACGATCGGCCCAGAGCCAATCACGAGAATCCGGTGCAGGTCAGAACGTCTCGGCATGGAACAGATCGTCGATGATGTCGTCGAGAGAACGCGTGGCGCGCCAACCCGTGGCGCGCTGCAGCTTCCGCGGATCCCCGATCAAAGCGGGGACATCAACAGGTCGCACCAGTGAAGGATCCTCGGTGGGTACGGCGCGGATCCCTGCTCGCGCCACTACCCGATCGAGAACTTCACGCACCGACCATCCGGTGCCGCTGGCCACGTTGTACGCCTCACCCGGCGTACCCTGTCGACAGAGGGAAATATACGCAGCCACCACGTCACAAACATGGAGGAAGTCGCGTATCGGCGAGAGGTTGCCCACCGGCATTGGCGTACCGGGTGCGGCGTCGGTCAGTCCCCGAGCACGCGCGACAAGTGCCGGCAGCAAAAATCGCGGCGGCTGCCCCGGTCCACTGTGGTTGAAGCTGCGTGCGACCATCGTGCGCAGCCCTGTGGCGCGCCAGCACTGGAAGGCCAGCACCTCCTGCGCCGCCTTGGTGGCCGCGTACACCGTGCGTGGTGCCTGTCGGGCGTCCTCACTGAGCAACGCGCCGTGGCTTGCATCACGTCCGTACTGCTCGGCACTTCCGGCGAGCAGAATCACCGGGTCGGCCCGGCCTTCCTGACGGATGCGGTCGAGGTGATGCAGGAGGCGCGCCGTGGCGGTGACGTTGATATCCCACGCCGCCGCCGGATCGGCCGCCGCCGTGGGCAGGTGCGAGATGGCGGCCAGGTGGATCACCACGTCCGGCGCGGCTTCGTCCACGACGCGCTGCACGAACCGGTCATCGCGCAGATCGCCAGATCGCCACTGAATACTCGTCGGCATGACCGGCACACCGCGACCGGCCGGCACGTCAGCGTCAGGGGTCATCGTCAGCCCAAAGACATCCGCCCCCTCAGCGGACAGGGCTGGCAACAGCCAACTGCCAACGAACCCCGACGCCCCGGTCACAAGGACACGGCGAAGCGGTCGGGGTTCGATAGGCGACATGAGTGCGTCGGGGGTCACCGCGCCGAGGCGTACCGCGCCAGATCCGCCTCCACCATCATGCGCACCAGCTCTGGAAATGCGACCTGCGGTGTCCAGCCCAACTGTTCACGGGCCTTGGTGGGATCGGCGACGAGCAGGTCCACTTCCGCAGGACGGAAGAAGCGCTCGTCCTGCACCACGAACTCACGATAGTCGAGCCCGACGGCGCCGAAGGCCGCATCGCAGAAGTCGCGCACGGAGTAGGTCTCTCCGGTGCCGATGACAAAATCATCGGGCGCATCCTGCTGCAGCATGCGCCACATCGCGTCGACATAGTCGCCGGCAAAGCCCCAATCACGACGGGCGTCGAGATTACCAAGACGCAGTTCGCGCTGCAGACCGAGCTTGATGCGCGCCACCCCGTCGGAGATTTTGCGCGTGACAAACTCGAGGCCACGTCGCGGCGACTCGTGATTGAACAGGATGCCGGACACCGCGAAGAGGTTGAAGCTCTCGCGATAGTTCACCGTGATCCAGTGTGCGTACACCTTGGCCACGCCATACGGCGAACGGGGATAAAACGGCGTGCTCTCGCGCTGCGGTGTTTCCACCACCTTGCCAAACTGCTCGCTCGAACTGGCCTGGTAGAAGCGCGCTTCCGGCGCCGCCTTGCGCAGCGCTTCCAGCATGCGGGTCACGCCCAGCGCGGTGAACTCGCCGGTCAGCACGGGCTGATTCCACGAGGTCTGCACAAAACTCTGGGCCGCGAGATTGTAGATCTCGTCGGGGCGGGTGGCCTGCACGACGTCGGTCAGCGACGTCTGGTCGAGCAGGTCGGCAGACGCGAGTTCGATACGATCGACGAGGTGCGCGATGCGTTCGTACGGGGTGGTCGACGAGCGACGTACCACGCCAACGACACGATATCCCTTCGCGAGCAACAGCTCAGCGAGGTAGGAGCCATCCTGTCCGGTGATACCGGTAATGAGCGCAGTCTTCACGCGGTGAGAGCGGTGTGGGTCAGGAAAGGGGCAGATAGGCAAAACGGGGAGCATCGCAACGCGCGAGCTCCCCGCTTGTACACCGGACCACAAGAATCAGGCGACGGCGACCTGGCCGCGCGGCGCGCGCTGCACCTTGCCTGCCGCGAGGCAGCGGGTGCACACCTTGACCTTGATGATCTTGCCCGCTTCGAGCGTACGCACGACCTGGAGGTTCGGCTTCCAGGTGCGGCGGGTCTTGTTGTTCGCGTGCGAGACGTTGTTGCCGAACGCAACACCCTTGTCGCAGTGGTAGCAGCGATTGCGATTGATAGCCATGGGTGTCGTTCTCAGCTGAGGATCAGTTCGATCCGCGCCATCTCTGCACCGTCACCCTTGCGGTGGCCGGTCTTGAGAATGCGCGTGTAGCCGCCCGGGCGTGTTGCGAACGCAGGGCCAAGCTCCTGAAAGAGCTTGTCTGCTGCTTCACGCTTGTGGACATGCTTGCCAGCGAGCCGACGCGCATGGAGCGTGCCGGTGCGGGCCTTGGTGATAAGCTTCTCGACGAACGGGCGGAGCTCCTTGGCCTTGGCCTCGGTCGTCTCGATCGCTCCCTGCTCGATGAGCGAGGTCGCGAGATTGCGGAGCAGCGCGAGGCGCTGCTCACTGGTCCGCCGGAGCTGGCGGTTGGCCTTACGATGGCGCATGGGAGATCAATCCTCGTCGTCGTCTTCGTCGGGCGCATTTTCGGCAGCGCGGCTGGGCGGGGTGCCCATGTCGAGGATGCGGACACCATCCGCACTCTCTTCGTAGCGCATACCAAAATTGAGCCCTTCCTTCTCGAGCAGCGCGGCGATTTCCTGCAAGGACTTCTTACCGAAGTTCTTGACCTGAAGGATTTGCGCCTCGGTCTGGCGAACCAGATCGCCGAGCGAGCGGATGTTGGAGTTTTTCAGGGAGTTGACCGAACGAACCGAGAGTTCGAGATCGTCGATCGGGGTACGGAACAACTCGGCGAGACGGATGGCGTCGCTGTTGGCGCCGTCACCGGCCGTACCGGGCTGCGCGGACGCGGAGGAACCAAAGCCCACGAAGTACTGGAAGTGGGTCTGGGCCAGCGCGGCGGCGTAGCTCACCGCTTCCTCGGGCGACATCGTGCCGTTGGTTTCGACGGTAAGCGTCAGGCGGTCGTAGTCGGTCCGCTGTCCGACGCGAGTTTCCGCGACGGTGAAGTTGACACGACGGACCGGGCTGTAGATGGCATCGATACGGACCACGTCGACCGAAAGGTTCTTGTCGGCGGGGTGCTGGTCGCTCTCGATGTATCCACGACCCTTGTTCACGTAGAGCTCGATGTTGAAATCGCGCTCGCCGGTGATCGTGAAGATGTGATGTGACGGATCGATGATCCGCACACCGCCCGTCGCGATGATGTCTGCGGCGGTGACGGTACCCGGGCCGGACTTGCTGATGCGGAGCACGGTCTGCTCCACTTCATCGGGCAGCGCGAGCGTCAGCGTCTTCAGGTTGCCGATGATCTGGTGCACGTCTTCCACGACGCCGCCGATGGTCTGGTGCTCATGCACCACGCCATCGATACGGAACGCCCACACGGCGGAGCCACGCAGCGACGACAGGAGCAGTCGGCGCATCGCGTTGCCCAGCGTGTGTCCGAAGCCGCGTTCGAGCGGCTGCAGACGGAATTCGGCCAGATTGGGACTGTCCTCGCGCTTGGTCGCTTCGACAAGCTGCGGGCGGACAAGCCCTGAAAGATCGATCGTTGCCATGATATCGTGAGATTGAGGTCACGCTGGTGCACAGCATCAGTGCACCAGCGACGCGCTGCCCCGCCCCGAACGCGCGGCAGCCCCGTAGAGGGGTTCGGGCCCCGACCCTGCTTACTTCGAGTACAGTTCGACGACGAGCTGTTCCTGCGCGGCGAGCGGTACCGCCTGACGCTGCGGCTTCTCGAGCACGCGACCGGAGAACGACTCCTTGTCGACCGCGATCCACGAGAGCGACGCACCACGCGACGCCTGCTCCATCGCACCCTGCACGAGCACGAGCTCACGCGAGGACTGCTTGACGCGCACTTCTTCGCCCGGGCGCACCGCGTACGACGGGATGTCGAGCTGGCGACCCTTCACTTCGATGTGGCGGTGGCGGATGAGCTGACGCGCGGCCTTGCGGCTCGGCGCGAAACCCATGCGGAACACCACGTTATCGAGGCGCGTTTCGAGCGCGGCCACCAGGTTGTGACCGGTGATACCGGCCTGCGTGGCGACCTTGTCGAACGTGTTGCGGAACTGCTTCTCGGACACGCCATAGATGCGCTTGATCTTCTGCTTCTCGCGCAACTGCTTGGCGTATTCCGACATCTTCTTGCGGCGGGCCGTGGCCTGGCCATGCTGGCCGGGCGCATACGGGCGACGATCGAT contains these protein-coding regions:
- the rpsD gene encoding 30S ribosomal protein S4, which gives rise to MARYTGPSCRQCRREGAKLFLKGTKCFTEKCAIDRRPYAPGQHGQATARRKKMSEYAKQLREKQKIKRIYGVSEKQFRNTFDKVATQAGITGHNLVAALETRLDNVVFRMGFAPSRKAARQLIRHRHIEVKGRQLDIPSYAVRPGEEVRVKQSSRELVLVQGAMEQASRGASLSWIAVDKESFSGRVLEKPQRQAVPLAAQEQLVVELYSK